A stretch of the Planctomycetota bacterium genome encodes the following:
- a CDS encoding peptidoglycan recognition family protein yields MKHQGPRKDASSAPEFARVLFGSRQGLIVGSFACSMLLMAMVLLAIDGQRAPAVGGRIIPMAAANASVPLETITAPPEGLDRSRWTRIVIHHSQGRHGDAAQIARQHEAQGLAGLGYHFIIGNGRGMADGELHVGSRWQKQQPGAHVAGPRSLELNRDSIGICLVGDGRLEPFGRRQMDRLVVAVSALARELDIPMSRIQLHEDLAEVSSPGRFFPREGFYQRLAESGIPAR; encoded by the coding sequence ATGAAGCACCAAGGCCCCCGCAAGGACGCGAGCAGTGCCCCCGAATTTGCACGGGTCTTGTTTGGTTCTCGACAGGGCCTGATCGTCGGCTCGTTCGCGTGCTCGATGCTGCTGATGGCGATGGTGCTGCTGGCCATCGACGGCCAGCGGGCGCCGGCAGTGGGAGGCCGCATCATCCCGATGGCCGCCGCCAACGCGAGCGTGCCGCTCGAGACGATCACCGCGCCGCCCGAGGGCCTCGACCGCTCGCGGTGGACGCGGATCGTGATCCACCACAGCCAGGGCCGCCACGGCGACGCCGCCCAGATCGCCCGCCAGCACGAGGCCCAGGGCCTCGCGGGGCTCGGCTACCACTTCATCATCGGCAACGGCCGCGGCATGGCCGACGGCGAGCTGCACGTTGGGTCTCGCTGGCAGAAGCAACAGCCCGGCGCCCACGTCGCCGGCCCACGCTCGCTCGAGCTCAATCGCGACTCGATCGGCATCTGCCTCGTCGGTGACGGACGGCTCGAGCCCTTCGGCCGCCGCCAGATGGATCGGCTCGTGGTTGCCGTGTCGGCCCTCGCCCGGGAGCTCGATATTCCGATGTCGAGAATCCAATTGCATGAAGATCTGGCCGAGGTCTCCAGCCCGGGCCGCTTCTTCCCGCGCGAGGGTTTCTACCAGCGCCTTGCCGAGTCGGGCATCCCGGCTCGCTAA
- a CDS encoding tRNA (cytidine(34)-2'-O)-methyltransferase: protein MQHPPAPADPFFGVVLHEPEIPNNTGNIGRTCLTMGAALHLVEPLGFSLDEKALRRAGLDYWPRLAPSVHANWPAYESSYPNPTRWYFTARRGRPAFEAPLRRGDHLVFGRETVGLPGSVLRGNEDRCVHLPMLAGERSLNLATAVCAALCEGVRQLVARGEAAVGDAGELVDRGRRTAEILAVREQNRGPSV, encoded by the coding sequence ATGCAGCACCCACCCGCCCCGGCCGATCCGTTCTTTGGCGTGGTGCTGCACGAGCCCGAGATCCCCAACAACACCGGCAACATCGGCCGCACCTGTCTGACGATGGGTGCGGCCCTCCACCTGGTGGAGCCGCTGGGATTCAGCCTCGACGAGAAGGCCCTCCGCCGCGCCGGGCTGGACTACTGGCCCCGGCTCGCCCCTTCCGTCCACGCGAACTGGCCGGCATACGAGAGCTCCTATCCCAACCCGACGCGGTGGTACTTCACCGCACGCCGCGGCCGGCCGGCCTTCGAGGCTCCGCTACGCCGCGGCGACCACCTCGTGTTCGGGCGGGAGACCGTCGGCCTGCCCGGCTCCGTCCTGCGTGGCAATGAGGACCGCTGCGTGCACCTGCCGATGCTCGCCGGTGAGCGTTCGCTCAACCTCGCCACCGCCGTCTGCGCGGCGCTCTGCGAGGGAGTGCGGCAACTCGTCGCCCGCGGCGAGGCGGCCGTCGGGGACGCCGGCGAGCTGGTCGATCGGGGGCGGCGGACCGCGGAAATATTGGCCGTTCGAGAACAAAACCGGGGCCCCAGCGTATAG
- a CDS encoding TlpA disulfide reductase family protein, with protein sequence MRGLLQTIACLGVATGTAFGQAEPDITREGAGERREALNAMELSRFDASLLEGLTDWVGTPVRPQDIEGRPVLLVTWASWHSASIPAARAAQQMAEQHGGKGLVVIGVHADEAYEGAADIAARRGIEFPFARDAGSKLREALKVDLDPDYYLVDRAGQLRYADIDRSALREATRRLVNESFDDAAGVEAKLESAAEQRMRDRQRIASVSRGDIAQIPDWTIAGVDAIAYDDADWPARWRDYESDTGGRFQSDRNRPVLDLNAGSVNWIGQKPNFQGRVIVVHYWSPTLLASYDGLHRYMGQLQKDYGRDVAVVSTIVPLLDVNPSDYRSNPERVAEAEQAFQRTIERQLRGTQFEQSTAFDREFEWLATSLNETSTEPRQILRRLQRRFPWPIVMLYSSDGTLRWMGTPRNDRFRAALDRMVAVDPAVQERRRLDAEFLARTGN encoded by the coding sequence ATGCGCGGATTGCTGCAGACCATCGCCTGCCTCGGCGTCGCTACCGGAACGGCCTTCGGCCAGGCCGAGCCCGACATCACCCGCGAGGGCGCGGGCGAGCGCCGAGAGGCCCTCAACGCCATGGAGCTCAGCCGCTTCGATGCCAGCCTGCTCGAGGGGCTGACCGACTGGGTCGGCACGCCCGTGCGGCCGCAGGACATCGAGGGCCGGCCCGTGCTGCTGGTCACCTGGGCCAGCTGGCACAGCGCGTCCATCCCCGCCGCTCGGGCCGCCCAGCAGATGGCCGAGCAGCACGGCGGCAAGGGGCTGGTCGTCATCGGCGTGCACGCCGACGAGGCCTACGAGGGAGCCGCCGACATCGCCGCCCGCCGCGGCATCGAGTTTCCCTTCGCCCGCGACGCGGGCTCGAAGCTCCGCGAGGCACTCAAGGTCGACCTCGACCCGGACTACTACCTCGTGGACCGCGCGGGCCAGCTGCGCTACGCCGACATCGATCGCAGCGCGCTGCGGGAGGCGACGCGGAGGCTCGTCAACGAGAGCTTCGACGACGCCGCGGGCGTCGAGGCCAAGCTCGAGTCCGCCGCCGAGCAGCGGATGCGGGATCGCCAGCGGATCGCCAGCGTGAGCCGCGGCGACATCGCCCAGATCCCCGACTGGACCATTGCGGGCGTCGACGCGATTGCCTACGACGACGCCGACTGGCCCGCTCGCTGGCGTGACTACGAGAGCGACACGGGCGGCCGGTTCCAGAGCGATCGCAATCGCCCGGTGCTCGATCTGAACGCCGGCAGCGTCAACTGGATCGGCCAGAAGCCCAACTTCCAGGGCCGCGTCATCGTGGTGCACTATTGGTCGCCCACGCTACTGGCCAGCTACGACGGGCTGCACCGCTACATGGGCCAGCTCCAGAAGGACTACGGTCGCGACGTCGCCGTCGTCAGCACGATCGTGCCGCTGCTGGACGTCAACCCCAGCGACTACCGCAGCAACCCCGAGCGCGTCGCCGAGGCGGAGCAGGCCTTCCAGCGCACGATCGAACGGCAGCTCCGGGGCACCCAGTTCGAGCAGTCGACGGCCTTCGACCGGGAGTTCGAGTGGCTCGCGACGTCGCTCAACGAGACCTCGACCGAGCCGCGGCAGATCCTCCGACGCCTCCAGCGCCGCTTCCCCTGGCCCATCGTGATGCTCTACAGCAGCGATGGCACGCTCCGCTGGATGGGCACCCCGCGCAACGATCGGTTCCGAGCGGCCCTCGACCGCATGGTCGCCGTCGATCCGGCCGTGCAGGAGCGGCGCCGCCTCGACGCCGAGTTCCTTGCCCGCACGGGCAACTGA
- a CDS encoding metallophosphoesterase, with translation MRAFAFEHLDLASADAVAEVFYRAAEASRTTACRRGSIEVVEAPGRLIATGDLHDNPQHFAALVRLAGLSGDPAETPADERSHLTLHELIHGENLVGGIDFSYRALARVAALKAAFPEHVHVLLANHELAQIVGSGIVKDGVRVVEAFNDGVERMFGDDADRVHAGIEAFVRAMPLALRCETPRGRILCSHSVPSPAMMGRFDVGILDRDLTDDDYQPLKGSAHMMVWGRHYDAESLEDLVERWGVTMFVLGHEKVPEGARFVPPCAVVLNSDHANGVYLPIDLASPPDPQEAPLFAERLGVPPETTG, from the coding sequence ATGCGTGCCTTCGCGTTCGAGCACCTGGATCTCGCGTCGGCCGATGCCGTGGCGGAGGTCTTCTACCGCGCCGCGGAGGCCTCGCGGACGACGGCGTGCCGGCGGGGCTCGATCGAGGTGGTCGAGGCCCCGGGTCGTCTCATCGCCACGGGCGACCTGCACGACAACCCGCAGCACTTCGCGGCACTGGTGCGGCTGGCGGGCCTGTCGGGCGACCCCGCCGAGACCCCGGCCGACGAGCGCAGTCACCTGACGCTGCACGAGCTGATCCACGGCGAGAACCTCGTGGGCGGCATCGACTTCAGCTACCGGGCGCTGGCCCGGGTGGCGGCGCTCAAGGCGGCCTTCCCCGAGCACGTGCACGTGCTGCTGGCCAACCACGAGCTGGCGCAGATCGTCGGATCGGGCATCGTGAAGGACGGCGTCCGCGTCGTCGAGGCGTTCAACGACGGCGTCGAGCGGATGTTCGGCGACGATGCGGATCGCGTGCATGCTGGAATCGAGGCCTTCGTGCGGGCCATGCCCCTCGCGCTGCGGTGCGAGACGCCCAGGGGCCGCATCCTGTGCAGCCACAGCGTGCCGAGCCCGGCGATGATGGGCCGATTCGACGTAGGCATCCTGGATCGCGACCTGACCGACGACGACTACCAGCCGCTCAAGGGGTCGGCCCACATGATGGTGTGGGGCCGCCACTACGACGCCGAGAGCCTGGAGGACCTCGTCGAGCGGTGGGGGGTCACGATGTTCGTGCTGGGGCACGAGAAGGTGCCCGAGGGGGCCCGCTTCGTGCCGCCGTGCGCGGTCGTGCTCAACAGCGACCATGCCAACGGCGTGTACCTGCCCATCGACCTGGCCAGCCCGCCCGATCCGCAGGAGGCGCCGCTGTTCGCCGAGCGGCTGGGCGTGCCGCCCGAGACCACGGGCTAG
- a CDS encoding serine/threonine-protein kinase gives MQPLRKGDVIEGHRVLDELGRGAASIIYLAQDERSKQICALKHVKREDAKDQRFLEQAEYEFKVSTKLDHPNIRKIRRMIKKKQLLQTKELFLVMDLVDGVSMEAKPPKTFEEAISAFFQTAQALAHMHERGFVHADMKPNNVVIEPDGTAKIIDLGQSCATGTVKPRIQGTPDFIAPEQVHRRAITPKTDVYNLGATMYACLTQQRIPTALADNNSLVNSLDDSLIEKPKPASELNPRIHPKLNDVIMQCVEVDPAKRPESMAYVADRLNLILGIVRAEAERQVRPSAAS, from the coding sequence GTGCAGCCGCTTCGCAAGGGAGATGTCATCGAAGGGCACCGCGTGCTCGACGAACTCGGTCGCGGGGCGGCGTCGATCATCTATCTTGCGCAGGACGAGCGTAGCAAGCAGATCTGCGCGCTCAAGCACGTCAAGCGGGAGGACGCCAAGGACCAGCGCTTCCTGGAGCAGGCCGAGTACGAGTTCAAGGTTTCGACGAAGCTGGACCATCCCAACATCCGCAAGATCCGGCGGATGATCAAGAAGAAGCAACTCCTGCAGACCAAGGAACTGTTCCTGGTGATGGACCTGGTTGACGGCGTGTCGATGGAGGCCAAGCCGCCCAAGACCTTCGAGGAGGCGATCTCGGCCTTCTTCCAGACGGCCCAGGCCCTGGCGCACATGCACGAGCGGGGCTTCGTGCACGCCGACATGAAGCCCAACAACGTCGTCATCGAGCCCGATGGCACCGCCAAGATCATCGACCTCGGCCAGTCGTGCGCGACCGGCACGGTCAAGCCCCGCATCCAGGGCACGCCGGACTTCATCGCCCCCGAGCAGGTGCATCGCCGGGCGATCACGCCCAAGACCGACGTGTACAACCTGGGCGCCACCATGTACGCGTGCCTCACGCAGCAGCGGATCCCCACGGCCCTGGCGGACAACAACAGCCTGGTGAATTCGCTGGACGACAGCCTGATCGAGAAGCCCAAGCCCGCCAGCGAGCTCAATCCCCGCATCCACCCCAAGCTCAACGACGTGATCATGCAGTGCGTCGAGGTGGATCCGGCCAAGCGGCCCGAGTCGATGGCCTACGTCGCCGACCGGTTGAACCTCATCCTGGGCATCGTGCGGGCCGAGGCCGAGAGGCAGGTCCGCCCGTCGGCGGCCAGCTGA